One window of the Lactobacillus sp. PV034 genome contains the following:
- a CDS encoding D-alanine--D-alanine ligase family protein, whose translation MTNKTTVGLVFGGNSSEYEVSIQSAHNIFNAIDTNKFDVYPMWITNDGYLAGDEDSRKVLDNPKMTVENPHKVANISNIANLEDRPNIDIFFPIVHGNLGEDGGLQGLFRILDKPFVGDDILGAAVTMDKEMTKILAQRVGVPVADWISIKRFEYDEKDNSKVNYDYVAEKLGKDLFVKPSNQGSSVGVSHVTNAQEYQEALAEAFKYDDKVLVEETVHGSEVETAVLGNDKPIVAGVGQIINASDSFYTYENKYDDSSTSTLQIPAKLPEGIVETVRKNALKVYQATECAGLARTDFMLRDEDQKIILTEVNALPGFTNISMYPKLFEEVGIPYSELITRLINLGMERFNHKKTLLHKHD comes from the coding sequence ATGACAAACAAGACAACAGTAGGCTTAGTTTTTGGTGGAAATTCTTCAGAATATGAGGTATCCATTCAATCAGCCCATAATATTTTTAATGCTATTGATACTAACAAATTTGATGTTTATCCAATGTGGATTACTAATGATGGTTATTTAGCTGGCGATGAAGATTCACGCAAGGTTTTGGATAATCCTAAGATGACAGTTGAAAACCCTCATAAGGTAGCAAATATTTCAAATATAGCTAATCTTGAAGACCGCCCAAACATTGATATCTTTTTCCCAATTGTGCATGGTAATTTGGGAGAAGATGGTGGTTTACAAGGGTTGTTCCGCATTCTAGATAAGCCATTTGTTGGGGATGATATCTTAGGCGCAGCTGTCACGATGGATAAAGAAATGACTAAAATTTTGGCCCAACGTGTTGGTGTGCCTGTAGCCGACTGGATTTCAATCAAGCGTTTTGAATACGATGAAAAAGATAATTCAAAAGTAAACTATGATTATGTTGCGGAAAAGTTGGGTAAAGATTTATTTGTTAAACCTTCAAACCAAGGTTCTTCTGTTGGGGTAAGCCATGTAACTAATGCCCAAGAATATCAAGAAGCATTAGCGGAAGCTTTTAAGTATGATGACAAAGTTTTAGTTGAAGAAACTGTACATGGTAGTGAAGTAGAAACTGCGGTATTGGGGAATGATAAGCCTATTGTTGCTGGTGTTGGTCAAATTATTAATGCATCAGATTCATTCTATACTTACGAAAATAAATATGATGATAGTTCAACTTCAACCTTACAAATTCCTGCTAAACTTCCAGAAGGCATCGTAGAAACTGTCCGTAAAAATGCTTTAAAGGTATACCAAGCAACTGAATGTGCAGGATTAGCTAGAACTGATTTTATGCTTCGTGATGAAGATCAGAAAATTATCTTAACTGAGGTTAATGCCCTACCTGGATTTACTAATATTAGTATGTACCCAAAGCTATTTGAAGAAGTAGGGATTCCATATTCTGAACTTATTACTCGTTTAATTAATTTGGGAATGGAAAGATTTAACCATAAAAAGACCTTGTTACATAAGCATGATTAA
- a CDS encoding MerR family transcriptional regulator: protein MSKREFEELIAPADVAEELKISVATLRKYSLIVEKVTSNRSYYARTKQKSRLYTHKNIDELKAFKKLAKTKDITLQEAARQIFAISDKTEADTKKIKNEVEPQTQLNTSIDAQQVVNLLQMLQQTIASQNEAIQALQAQVTRVEKQNQQLIDQNHRLAQPETDTKKDQEIDPKIAAMPDISGIVSNEQPEEKDQVIEETKAEDIHEEILRKARENQEKRAQQNVHRTLADMQIPQKRHWWEKFFK from the coding sequence GTGAGTAAGCGTGAATTTGAAGAGCTAATAGCACCTGCAGATGTGGCTGAAGAACTAAAAATAAGTGTGGCTACCTTAAGAAAATATTCTTTAATTGTAGAAAAGGTAACTAGTAATAGATCTTATTATGCTCGAACAAAGCAAAAATCTCGTCTTTATACCCATAAAAATATTGATGAATTAAAGGCTTTTAAAAAATTAGCTAAAACAAAAGATATTACCTTACAAGAAGCTGCACGACAAATTTTTGCAATTAGTGATAAAACAGAAGCAGATACTAAAAAAATTAAAAATGAGGTCGAACCGCAGACTCAATTAAATACTAGTATTGATGCACAACAAGTAGTTAATTTACTACAAATGTTACAGCAAACAATTGCTAGTCAAAATGAAGCGATTCAAGCCTTACAAGCCCAAGTCACGCGTGTAGAAAAGCAAAATCAACAGCTTATCGATCAAAATCATCGTTTGGCCCAGCCAGAAACTGATACAAAAAAAGATCAAGAAATTGACCCTAAGATTGCTGCAATGCCTGATATTTCTGGAATAGTAAGTAATGAGCAACCAGAAGAAAAGGACCAGGTTATTGAAGAAACAAAAGCAGAAGATATTCATGAAGAAATTTTGCGTAAGGCACGAGAAAATCAAGAAAAACGTGCGCAACAAAATGTTCATCGGACTCTTGCTGATATGCAAATTCCACAAAAAAGACACTGGTGGGAAAAATTTTTTAAATAA
- a CDS encoding cation:proton antiporter, which produces MELMNSAFTLALASAISIIIAQALSRISVNYISMIIGIIIALIPLLNDQVAPFDSHVFMELIVAPLLFFEGQKTHIHNIRKNIYRILGITVIMVVIALIVGGFAAAWIGSLSLPIAFIISSISTPTDATATQSVTEGLRVPRRVNASLKAESLFNDASGIILLNMALLWFTNGYINYGQTIFQFLYASIGGALAGLILAWVIVIFRQFLVRTRFNSLNAQNILYIFTPFIIYIIAEHFKFSGIIAVVVAGLIHNAETQESLLINSRQIHMGIDLRDLISEIFNSMVFVILGIMMVRISRNRLFNHAAGTWFLVGLAIYLANVIVRYFYSLLMLKFNNREAVVFALGGVHGAVTLALALTLSASTLGSSNYNMVIMSEGVLILLSMLVATIIFQFILPHLPSEHEALKAVNKIRSEMVKQALVEIHHMYLPARVRRYVIYMLLTQKRSISTRESLKTLIKSLNQPTFTDQEEYLMRLAFFRAFAIERNYLETISQKNKEYEDYLRDLYDNILLAQSLIIEPYDED; this is translated from the coding sequence ATGGAATTAATGAATTCAGCATTTACCTTGGCATTAGCATCTGCCATAAGCATAATTATTGCCCAGGCATTATCTCGAATTTCTGTCAATTATATTAGTATGATCATTGGTATTATCATTGCTTTAATTCCCTTACTTAATGATCAAGTTGCTCCATTTGATTCTCACGTCTTCATGGAATTAATTGTGGCACCTCTTTTGTTCTTTGAAGGACAAAAAACTCATATTCATAATATTCGAAAAAATATTTATCGTATTTTAGGCATTACGGTAATTATGGTTGTGATCGCCTTAATTGTTGGTGGTTTCGCTGCTGCTTGGATTGGAAGTTTAAGTTTACCCATAGCCTTTATCATTAGCAGTATTAGTACCCCAACTGATGCCACAGCTACTCAATCAGTTACCGAAGGATTAAGAGTTCCACGTAGAGTTAATGCTTCTTTAAAAGCTGAATCACTCTTTAATGATGCATCTGGAATTATTTTACTTAATATGGCATTGCTGTGGTTTACTAATGGCTATATTAATTATGGCCAAACAATATTTCAATTTCTCTATGCTTCAATTGGTGGTGCCCTAGCAGGACTTATTTTGGCCTGGGTTATTGTGATTTTTCGGCAATTTTTGGTCCGTACTCGTTTTAATTCATTAAATGCCCAAAATATTCTTTATATTTTTACACCTTTTATTATTTATATCATTGCCGAACACTTTAAATTTTCCGGTATCATCGCTGTGGTAGTGGCAGGGTTAATCCATAATGCCGAAACACAAGAAAGTTTACTAATTAACTCTCGCCAGATTCATATGGGGATTGACCTTAGAGACTTAATTTCAGAAATTTTCAACAGTATGGTTTTCGTTATTCTAGGAATTATGATGGTTAGAATTAGCCGCAATCGACTGTTTAATCATGCCGCCGGAACTTGGTTTTTGGTTGGCCTCGCTATTTACTTGGCTAACGTAATTGTTCGTTACTTCTATAGCTTGCTAATGCTTAAATTTAATAATCGCGAGGCCGTTGTTTTCGCCCTTGGTGGGGTTCATGGAGCAGTGACCCTTGCCTTAGCTTTGACCCTTTCAGCTTCAACTTTAGGCAGTAGTAATTACAATATGGTTATTATGTCTGAGGGTGTGCTGATTTTACTAAGTATGTTAGTTGCGACTATTATTTTTCAATTTATTTTGCCTCATCTTCCTTCTGAACACGAAGCATTAAAGGCTGTCAATAAAATTAGAAGTGAGATGGTTAAACAAGCTTTAGTAGAAATTCATCATATGTATTTGCCTGCTCGGGTCCGCCGTTACGTTATCTACATGTTATTAACTCAAAAACGTTCAATTTCAACCCGTGAATCACTTAAAACTCTGATTAAGTCACTTAATCAACCAACTTTTACTGACCAAGAAGAATACTTAATGCGTCTCGCCTTTTTTAGGGCATTTGCGATTGAACGTAATTATCTAGAAACAATCAGTCAAAAAAATAAAGAGTACGAAGATTATCTTCGTGATTTATATGACAATATTTTATTAGCTCAATCATTAATTATCGAACCTTATGATGAAGACTAA